ATTTCAACTCGACGGCCTGGTCCTATGCGCTGCGCAATTTCGTGGCGGCCAATGGGCTGGTGCGCGAAACGGTCAACCTGGTGACCTTTCCGATGCGCTTTTATTATTTCGGCGCCTGGCGCGATGCGATCCCGTTCCTGCCGCTCGACCATGTGATGGTGCGGGGCGGCGTGGTGGTGCATGAGCTGCATGCCGGCGGCCGGACCGCCAGCGATCACCTGCCGGTGGTGTTCACCTTTTCGGTGCACTGACGTCGCGGGCCTGGCCTGTTCAGTCGACCTGCAGATCGAAGACCATGATGCCGTCGCGGCCGCCCTGCAGGGCGGCGACAAGGCGAGAGCCGGCGGCCTTGTGGGCCGGATCGACCAGGTAGCGGTCGCGGGCGGCGGCGTCGGCCAGGTCCATGATGAAGCCGTCATTGAAGCCCTGCGACACGCCTTCCGGCGAGATGTTCGGGCCGAAATCGGCGCCCAGCAGACCGGGAATCTGCCCGACCAAGGCGTTGAGGCCGGCATAGATATCGGCCTTCTCGGCCGGGGAGACGTCGGCGCGGAATTTCACGAAAACGCAGTGGCGGATCATCCGACAAACCTGTTGTTGCGAGGGAAGCCGTTGGGCGGCTGGCGGCCGGCGGTGGCACGGTCGCCCAGCCAGTCGGTCAGCTCTTCCATCGGCTTGGTATAGGTGCGGCCCGAGGAATCCATCCAGGTCAGGCCATCGGCGGCGTAGAAGGTCTTGAGGTCGGAAATGCCGCCATCCTTGTACTTCTGCAGCCGCACTCCCTTGCCGCGGCCCATTTCGGCCAGCTGGCTGAGCGGGAAGACCAGCAGCTTGCGGTTCTGGCCGATGACGGCGACGCGGTCACCATTGAGCGGCACCAGCAGCGCAGCCTCGTCCGGCGTGGTGACGTTGAGCACCTGCTTGCCCTTGCGGGTATTGGCGATCATCTCGTCTTCGCTGACGATGAAGCCATAGCCGTTGGACGAGGCAATGACGCGCTTGCGGCCCGGCTTGTAGACGAAGATATCGACGATATCCTGGCCTTCCTCCATGTCGACGATGATGCGCACCGGCTCGCCCTGGCCGCGGCCGCCGGGCAGCTTGTCGCCCCCCAGCGTATAGACCTTGCCGCCGGTGGTGAGCATGAGCAGCTTGTCGGTCGTCTCGCACTTGATGGCCAGCTTGAGCCGGTCGCCGGCCTTGAAGGCCTTGTCGTCGATGTCGTCCGAGTGCCCCTTGGGCGCGCGGATCCAGCCCTTTTCAGACAGGATGACGGTAATCGGCTCGCGCTCGATAAAGGCTTCGGTGACCTCGGAGAGGTCGGCATTGGGCGCATCCATGAGAATGGTGCGGCGGGCGCCCAGCTTATGGGGCGTTATGCCATCGGCCTCGAGTAGCGGATAGGCCTTCTTGAGCGCCTCGATTTCCTTGCTGATTGACGCCCATTGCCGCTTGTCGGAGGCCAGCAGCGCCTCGAGCTGGCCCTGTTCCTTGGTCAGGTTGTCGTGTTCCTTGCGCAGCTCGATTTCCTCGAGCTTGCGCAGGGAGCGCAAGCGCATGTTGAGAATGGCTTCGGCCTGCACGTCGCTGAGCTCGAAGGTCGCCATCAGGCTGGCCTTGGCATCATCCTCCTCGCGGATGATGCGGATCACCTCGTCGAGGTTGAGATAGGCGATGATATAGCCGCCCAGCACTTCGAGGCGGTGGGCAATCTGGCCCAGGCGATAGTTGGAGCGGCGGACCAGGACTTCCTTGCGGTGCTCGAGCCAGGCGCGCAAAGCCTGCGGCAGGCCCATGACCTTGGGCACGGCGCCGCGATCGAGCACATTCAGATTGAGCGGGAAGCGGGTTTCCAGGTCGCTGGTCTTGAACAGCTGCTCCATCAGGATGACGGCGTCGACGGTGCGCGCGCGCGGCTCGAGCACGAGGCGGATATCGTCCGAGCTTTCGTCGCGCACGTCCTTGAGCAAAGGCAGCTTCTTGGCCAGCAGCAATTCGGCGATCTTTTCGACCAGGCGCGACTTCTGGATGCCATAGGGAATTTCGGTGACGACGATCAGATAGACGCCGCGGCCGGTTTCCTCGATTTCCCATTTGGCACGCAGGCGGAACGAGCCGCGGCCGGTGGCATAGGAATGGGCGATGGAGGAGGCACTCTCCACCATGATGCCGCCGGTGGGGAAATCGGGGCCCTTGACGAACTGGGTGAGCTCGAGCGCGGTGGCGTCCGGATTGACGTTGATCAGGTGCAGCGCGGCTTCGCAGAGCTCGTAGACATTGTGCGGCGGGATGGAGGTCGCCATGCCCACGGCAATGCCGGTGGAGCCATTGGCCAGCAGGTTGGGAAAGTTGGAGGGCAGGACGACGGGCTCTTCGTCTTCGCCGTCATAGGTGGCCTTGAAATCGATGGCGTCTTCGGTGATGCCTTCGAGCAGGCGCATGGCCACATCGGTCATGCGGCTTTCGGTGTAGCGCATGGCAGCGGCGTTATCGCCGTCGATATTGCCGAAATTGCCCTGGCCGTCGACCAGGGGATAGCGCAGGGCAAAATCCTGCGCGAGGCGGACCAGGGCGTCATAGATCGACTGGTCGCCATGGGGATGAAACTTACCGATCACGTCACCGACGATACGGGCGGACTTCTTGTAGCCCTGACCCGGATCGAGCTTGAGCAGTCGCATGGCATGGATGATGCGGCGATGCACCGGCTTGAGGCCGTCGCGCACGTCGGGCAGCGCGCGCTGGGTGATGGTGGAGAGGGCGTACGAGAGATACCGCTCCTCAAGCGCCTGCTTGAGGTCGACAACGCGCTGGTCATCGGCAGGCGGCAGGGTATCAGTGTCGGCCATTGGCAAGCATTCCAGCAGAACGAATCAGGAAAGCACTATAGCGGCTGGCGGTGGCTTGTGGACGAAGACGCCAGCTTTTGCACGGGTTTGGACGTGCAAAAGCGCCGCCTGGATCGCGGTTGTCACAGAGGAGCGGACCCCGAGGCGGCAATCGCCTCTGGTAAATTTAAAAATGAGACGACCTTCGCCTCGGGGTGCCGGTTTTTGGAACTGTTCGGCGGCACGGGATCGCTCGTCCTCGCACGGCCGTCTCGGAACCTGTGGGAGAGGCAAAGCCCCCACCCGGCTCACCCCACCACTGTTCGCCTGCAGGCCGCCGCGTGGGGTGATGAGGCATTATGC
This sequence is a window from Devosia beringensis. Protein-coding genes within it:
- a CDS encoding Dabb family protein, with protein sequence MKFRADVSPAEKADIYAGLNALVGQIPGLLGADFGPNISPEGVSQGFNDGFIMDLADAAARDRYLVDPAHKAAGSRLVAALQGGRDGIMVFDLQVD
- the parC gene encoding DNA topoisomerase IV subunit A, producing MADTDTLPPADDQRVVDLKQALEERYLSYALSTITQRALPDVRDGLKPVHRRIIHAMRLLKLDPGQGYKKSARIVGDVIGKFHPHGDQSIYDALVRLAQDFALRYPLVDGQGNFGNIDGDNAAAMRYTESRMTDVAMRLLEGITEDAIDFKATYDGEDEEPVVLPSNFPNLLANGSTGIAVGMATSIPPHNVYELCEAALHLINVNPDATALELTQFVKGPDFPTGGIMVESASSIAHSYATGRGSFRLRAKWEIEETGRGVYLIVVTEIPYGIQKSRLVEKIAELLLAKKLPLLKDVRDESSDDIRLVLEPRARTVDAVILMEQLFKTSDLETRFPLNLNVLDRGAVPKVMGLPQALRAWLEHRKEVLVRRSNYRLGQIAHRLEVLGGYIIAYLNLDEVIRIIREEDDAKASLMATFELSDVQAEAILNMRLRSLRKLEEIELRKEHDNLTKEQGQLEALLASDKRQWASISKEIEALKKAYPLLEADGITPHKLGARRTILMDAPNADLSEVTEAFIEREPITVILSEKGWIRAPKGHSDDIDDKAFKAGDRLKLAIKCETTDKLLMLTTGGKVYTLGGDKLPGGRGQGEPVRIIVDMEEGQDIVDIFVYKPGRKRVIASSNGYGFIVSEDEMIANTRKGKQVLNVTTPDEAALLVPLNGDRVAVIGQNRKLLVFPLSQLAEMGRGKGVRLQKYKDGGISDLKTFYAADGLTWMDSSGRTYTKPMEELTDWLGDRATAGRQPPNGFPRNNRFVG